The nucleotide sequence CCTCAACGGACGACAGGGCGACCGGCTGTCCAACAGCCCAGGCCGCCAATCACGTCGCCGACCCCGATTCAGGGCATCGGCGGCAATTCATCGACCCGGGCCGGCCGCGACCGCACCCGGGGTCTGGTCGGGGTGGCCTGAAAATGCGATTGTTCTGGAAAAGAACGGAAACCGATGAGACGGCGGGTTCTTCGTGGCTCCTCCCGTTCGGCGACATGATGTCGCTGCTCTTGGCGGTCTTCGTCATGATCGCCGCCATGAGCGAACTCCGTCCCGATCACCGGTTCCACAAGGTCCGATCGGCCGTCCGAAGCAGTCTCGGGTTCTCGGCCGGCGGAGGTCCAACGGGGGCAAAAGCCTCGCCGCTGTGGTCCTCGACGTTTGTCCAACGTCTCGAAAAGGCCGGGCTGATCGCTTCCGG is from Phycisphaerae bacterium and encodes:
- a CDS encoding flagellar motor protein MotB; translation: MRLFWKRTETDETAGSSWLLPFGDMMSLLLAVFVMIAAMSELRPDHRFHKVRSAVRSSLGFSAGGGPTGAKASPLWSSTFVQRLEKAGLIASG